From the Bos javanicus breed banteng chromosome 7, ARS-OSU_banteng_1.0, whole genome shotgun sequence genome, the window ACCCAAGACGTCATCTGTGTGCGGGCATCACTCCAGGAGCCAACCCCCTGCCCATCCTCCCCCACCACACATGTGGCAGGAGCAGGGGTAGGGGATGGGGCGCACACACGGGCTCCCTTTTTTCTCCCTCACCCCCAGCCTCTAGCAGTACCTCCTGGAGCGACAGCACCCTAGGAGAGCCCCAGATGCGAGCGAGACACCAGCTCTCACCACATCCTCTCATCCACGTAAACTCGAGTCTCCAAGATCTTCAGCCACGTGAGATACTGGCCTCAGTGAGGACTGGtgcccacaactaagaccaggctTCTGGTGATAGTAGCCAGGAGACTAAACCCATCACCTTGCCATGCCAGTAACAGAAACAAACATCAAACACGGACCAAGGCTGAGGTGGGGGCCCAGCCTCCGTGTGTCCAGGCAGCGCGGGAGCCTTCGCTCTGGGGACCAGCGACTCTCAGGAAGCCCACCTGCCTCCATGTGAGGCGAGGCCCTCCCTATACATGGCCTATCTATGTGGGACCACACGCTTCCTCCTCCATGTGCTGTCAGGATAGTTACATGGGTGCTCCCACCATGGACTCCAGTCTGTCTCCGCTTTGATGGCGTTTTGCTCACCACTGTCTACAAGGCCTAGCAGGGTACCTGGTATGGAGTAAGCGCTTAGTAACTGTGTTAAATGAACACAAAAACTAACTAAACAGAAGCTGCTGCACGGAACATTATTcagcactgaaaagaaatgagctgtcaaaccatgaaaagacaggaagaaagCATAAAGGCACACAACTAAGTGAAAAATCCAGTGAGAGCAGTAGGCCCAGTGGCGGCCCAGGGTAGAGGGAGGGAAGGACCAACAGGCAGAATGTGGGCGTGAAGGCAGTGGCACAGCTGTGTGACACTGTGAAGCCACACACATCACCATACATCTGTTCAAACCCACGGGATGCACAGAAGCCAGAGTGCACCCAGTAAACCTTGGAGTCTGGGTGACGGGTACGTCCACGTAGGTTCATCAGCTGTGAGAGCCACGCAGGCTTTGCTGCGGGTGCTTGGTGGGTGGAAAAACCTCTACACCCACGCCTCTATTTTGGTCAGTTCTGTCACCTCAGTTTTGTTATAAATCTAAACATGCCCTAAAAGGAAGGTTTGCTACAAACTACAAGCCGCAGCGGGGTCTCACCTGCCCGTCGTGCCGGCGCTTTTTCATGAACTGGGTGATGCACATGCTACCCGCCGACTTCCTCTTGAGTGAGACGGGCATACCCTGGCCGGGCCCCGGGGCGGGGACACTGCCACTGTCCTCCCTGGTGGCCGAGGGCACTGCGGTGACATAACTCCACTGGCAGGGCACAGGCAGGTGCTCCTGGGCGAAGCTCTTCAGCACCTGTGGGTGGACGTACCAGCACATCCTGAAGTCGGGCCTCTTCTCATACACCGAGTTCTCAGAAATAATCCGCTTGAGCCTGGCCTTGGAGGGCACAGCCACGTCCTCGCTGGCGGTAGGGGTCTGCGGGCGGGCAGGGCCAGGGCTCGGGGGGCTGGCGGCACTGTCCTCTGGGCTGCCGGCGTCCCTGCTGAGCAGTCCTCGGCGGCAGCACTCCTGGAACTCCCGAATGATCACCTTGCTCCCATTCACGTTCCCGTGCAGCAGCGGGAGCAGCTGGGCCAGGactggtggggagagggagcaggGGGAGACGGAATGAACACAGCCCCCGGGAGGCTGAGACACAGTCTGCTCTGGGTGGCCTTGTTTTCCTCCTGGCTTACTGAGATGTAACTGACACAGAGCGGTGATTTGACTGACATCGGTGGATTTAAACACAGGAACTGCTCCAGGAGAGACTCTGGGAGGTCCACACTTCACGAGGCGGGACTGGTTGGAATAAACTGTCAGGCCTCACCTCCTGTGTCTGTTTTCTTAGTAAGCCCTCACACACCCATTCTGAGTGGCCCTCCCAGCTCTGAAGAGCTAAGAATGTGTGTGACCATCAGTGAAACAGGCTGACTGAAGCAGCCACCTTGTACAGCTCTCATGAGAGTCACAGAAAGGACACCTCCTCAGCAAGCACTGGCTCTGGCTGTTTCTTTGAAGAACCTGTGAGTTACCTGGCCACCCTCAGAGGGAGTCTcccgccctgcccctgcccagagcTGGTGCTCACTCTGCtggtccctcttctctctctttgagGCCCTGGGCGTCTGCTCCTCCTCAGGGGGCACAGTCTCCAGCAGGCAGGCCGTGAACTGTTGCAGCACCTTCAGGTCAGCACCGCCGTCCTTGTCGGCCGCCCAGATGCAGCCGATCTTCACAGGCTGGAGAATGCGGAACCTCTTTCCCTTGGCCAGAAACTCGTCCCACTCCTTGGCCTTCAGTTTCTGGCGCACCTTGTGATTTTCCGGGTCGGCACATTCCTGGCAGGTTAGAGCGCAGACACTTGCTCAGGATCCCTGCTCCCCAGTACCCTGGTGCACCCCTCTGGGACAGAGAGAGAGCATATGGGAGGCAGGCAGAGCTCTTCACAGACTCAGGGCCAGTGTGGATGGCACCTGACTGGCGATAATACAGGCAGAGAATGTCTTCAGACTGAATCACTGGCACCTTCACCCTCAAGTATCTTAGGTGCACCTGCCTTTCTAGCCCTCACAGGAGAGTCacaggtatttatttttattacctctTCAGTAGACTTCTTAGCACCACTCTGGGTTCTCTGCTTACCATGTGATCCTGGAGCTGAAATCACCATGCTGGACCTCTCCCACCTCAGAATGATGCCAGTGTCTAAGCCAGATATGCTCAGGGCCTGACGAGACCCATCTGCCTCTCTGGTTGGAAACGTATGAAGGACAAAGGTCCCCAAGTGTGCCTCTGAGACGGGTCACACCTGCCAGTCTCCCCACAACCCGGCAGGCCTTCAGAGCTCTGGAAACGACTCCCTCAAAAGTCCCACCATCCAGTAGAACTGAGAAAGCTGGGGGGTGAGGCTGAGCCTCTGAGGAGCAAGGTCCACAAGGAATCGGCTGCAGGGTGGGCCAGGACCTACGCAACCACCCCCTGGTCAGCAGCCACCAAGCTCTGGGCTGATCACCTCCTGTCCAGCCCTCACCTCGGTCACGCCTTCATCCTCAGACAAGTACCCGTGGGGCACGAAGAAACCATCATCCTCGTCCTCATCCTCTCCCACGTCATCGTCATCGTCCTCGAGAGAAAAAAGCACAATGATAACGTGTGGAAACATGTGCTTTACTTATAATTCACCCGTGAACACGTTAAAAGCAAACAGCTTTCCAGTGCTCTAAGCGTCATTTCTACGGACACCCTGAGGATCAGCCAGGATCCTCTAACCAGCCCACTATActctggtgggggtggagggccaGGCAGAACACAGATAAGGGGCCCGGAGTAAGGCAGCGGGTGTGGCAGGAGACGGGCGGGCCCACCCAGGGGTATCTGGGAGCTTCCCCGTCCACACCAGGCAGGTGTCACTAAACAAGGTTTTCCAAGAATAGCTATAAATCTGGTGCTGAGATGCTGTCCGAGGGAGCCCTCTCACCGGAACTTGCCGGCCCCTGCCATGCTCACCCCTTCGCTGTGGGAAAGGGACTCTCCCGGCTCCTCCTCTTCCCACTCCTCATCGCTGTCCACCTCGTAGTCAAGGAGGTCCTGAGGGCACACACACAGCAGTCACTGTCATCTCCAGGGTCGGGAGGGAATGGCAGAGCTAAAAAGCTAGAACTCTGGGGAGCCCCAGGGCCGCAGGAGAAGGCCACGCTGAGAAGGATACGCAGGGGTCAGAGCAGTGCCCACACACTCACCCTGTCCTGGGCCCAGGGGTCCCTTGGGCGGATGACTGTCGTCTTCTTGTTCCACGTGCCCCAGTATGCTGGCCGGTGGTTCTCAGAGAACTGCAGGAGCTTCATCCTGCCAAACTTTCTCCGCTCAGGAACACCGTCCACTTTACTGCTCTCCACGATCACCACATCGCTGGAGACAAAACCTGGCTTAGAAGGCTCCTCCATGGTGCACTCGCCCACCACAACATCCTTCCTCCTGGGGTGGCAGGTCGTGGGCACTAGAGACGGGCAGCCCTAAAGCAGGTCAATGTTTACTCCAGGGACATGGCGCGAGAAGGAGAGAGGAACCAGACGGAAGCTGCTGCCCCACTGCATATACAGAAGTGGGCATGTGAAAACAAGTACATTGGCAAGAGCTGGGGAGCAACCCTCCAGGCAAGTGGTCTAGACGTCAGCTCCATCCGGGGGGCAGGGCGCGTAGTCTGGGGACCCAGGAGAGGCAGCCTGCACTCCAGAGCTGAGACTTTCTGCAAGGCCACCGCACCTGGGAGCCTTTGGAGGTGAAGCCAGGAGAGAGCTGATGGAGCAGTAGAATCCGGGGTCTGAGGCCAGGGAGGGAGCTGACCGGTCAAGGCCAAGGGACTCAGCAGTGACAAGGGCTCTGCTTGGCCACTCAGGATTCTCCAACTTCACCAAGGGCAATCGGCAGCTTCCCTCAGAACTAACCTGTTAGAGAGGTCTGTGTTCCGGTTAGACACCACAGTGGGCCCAGACCTAAGCGGCCGCCGGCTTTTCAGATCTTGCAGGAAGGAGAACTCGCTGCTCTGCTGCTGGAGGAGCTGGTCAAGCTGGTCACAGAGGTCTTGATCAAAGGCAGTCCGGCATCGAGGGGCGAGGACCATGTGCTCTTTGATTTCGAAAGGGGCAAACTTCCCACAGGAACCGGCCAGGGTCTGAAACGGAGAAGGGATGTGATGGCACCACTGTTGCCTACTGTGTGATGGACCTGCACAGCAAGTGTTGAGGAGGAGCCACTGGACATGGGACCCAGTGTCAAAGGAGACACATCACCAAGAACAAAAACCAAGATAATAtaaagaaccagagatcagaaGAAAGCCAATTCTGCAATAACCTGACAAAAAAGAGGAattggcaaaaaaagaaataaaattaataaaaagaaataaaatgataaacacaAAGAGATGTTCAACTGTACCGAGAATCATGgagaaacataaagagaaataaatatgtttttcttcaCCCATCAGTCAGATCCAGAGAAGTGTGAGACACCCACGCACTGTTGGGAGGTGGGGGTAGAAATCAATGGCAAGGGGGTACAAAGTATGATGCATCCACATCATGACATGGTACTGCAGcgatgaaaaagaatgaacaagGGCAAATGTGGCAAGAATCCAAGATGCAACTCAGCAAAGCGGTAAACAATAAATTCATAATTTGTTAGGTACATGAATACACAAACACAGGAGGGAGGGAAATGCTCAGTGAAAGACCTGGAAGGACACCCTTGCACCTCTGGAgcatggaggagggaggggacagaggtCTGGGGTTTTCACCAGCAGAGCCTGGTCTAGAAGGTGACAGGAAGCAGAATCCTGTGCTGAATGAACCCCACAGGTTGTTTTACGCTCAATCCTGCCTCTTATCTTGAGCAGACATCCCCTAAGGGTGAAGACTGGTCTTTCTCCCTCACGGATCCCAGCACAACCTCTATAAACACTTGGTAGTTTGAGCAAACGTGCCACTTTTTGCCTTTCTGAGAGCACAGTGGATGGTAAGAATTGAACCTCCAGATTCTGCTGGAGATCAAAGCTCCCAAGGCCAGCAGACGTCCCTCTCGATGAAAGCACAGCCAGCGGGTCAGAAGATGcctctttatttttcaaacagtACAGCCTGACAGAGACCAATATTAAAGCCAGAGGAAGCAGGCTGCTCACCTTGGGGGCCTGTGGGGTCTTTGGTTTCTGGAAGAACCTCGTGATTTCGGCCTTCTCGGCTTTAATGCgctgcaatgcaagagaagatGAGGgtgagaaagaaatagagaacttGAAGCATGCAAAAGCCCCTGTAATTGAATTCCAAGCATTTTTACGTTGAAAGCATTAATTTAATGCAAGTTCGCCAAACCCACAAATGGGTACCAGGCAACTCCAAAGGTTAGAGCTGCTCCTgtgggcagagggaccagaggaGGAGACAGCCAGCCGGGAAGGGCTGGGCCGGCACCCAAACCAGCCTACTTACAGGAGTGTCAGTCCTGTCTACCCGCCTCCACCACCACCTCAGGGAGGACACGCAATATCCAGCAGCAATCAGGCAGAAGCCCTGCTTCTCAAACACACAGGAAGGTGCGCGATCTAGAAACACATTCtaccttttcttcttctctcaaccgtttctcctcttcctttttccgCTTCTCCTCCAGCTTTGCCCTACGAGACATCACACTCAGTGACACCTGCTGGCCCAGGCACATGCTGATGCctgtggagggggtggggttACGTGACAGCGGGACAGGGCAGAGGCTGTGGGACCCCAGATGGAGGGGGCGGGGCACGCACTCCAAAGCCTCCTGGCGCTCCTTGCGTCTCTCCTCCTTGAGCCGCTGCTTCTCCGCCTTCTCCTTCTCGTCCTTCTCTCGCTTCTCCCGCCGCTCCTTCTCCTtcagctccttctcctcctccctcttcttcct encodes:
- the CHAF1A gene encoding chromatin assembly factor 1 subunit A isoform X3, encoding MDCKDRPAFPVKKLIQARLPFKRLNLVPKEKIDDGLDDTGGSQAGPVQTQLHNLETSLDHLENCHMGSDIDFRPKLVNGKGPLDNFLRSQVETSIGQAVVIIDLTEDSSNPPDNMVGHNKLNSAASSAQKNINGVPDKAGDDRGLPKARQKDELASPEEALSEVPCKTEAGGADSGGADRRGLTQRGSPQNCPKLTGDLSMWSEKDRDGWSEAGGILFKGKMPVVVLQDILALRPPARSPPATPPSQAVPSESETPESSPEEDLALSHSSLSSSSPTSSPEGQSVPTKLHTGPSPFPASTPVCRITKKLVRGSAEKNKMKLQRDKERLRRQLKLRAEKEEKEKLREEAKRAKEEARKKREEEKELKEKERREKREKDEKEKAEKQRLKEERRKERQEALEAKLEEKRKKEEEKRLREEEKRIKAEKAEITRFFQKPKTPQAPKTLAGSCGKFAPFEIKEHMVLAPRCRTAFDQDLCDQLDQLLQQQSSEFSFLQDLKSRRPLRSGPTVVSNRNTDLSNSDVVIVESSKVDGVPERRKFGRMKLLQFSENHRPAYWGTWNKKTTVIRPRDPWAQDRDLLDYEVDSDEEWEEEEPGESLSHSEGDDDDDVGEDEDEDDGFFVPHGYLSEDEGVTEECADPENHKVRQKLKAKEWDEFLAKGKRFRILQPVKIGCIWAADKDGGADLKVLQQFTACLLETVPPEEEQTPRASKREKRDQQILAQLLPLLHGNVNGSKVIIREFQECCRRGLLSRDAGSPEDSAASPPSPGPARPQTPTASEDVAVPSKARLKRIISENSVYEKRPDFRMCWYVHPQVLKSFAQEHLPVPCQWSYVTAVPSATREDSGSVPAPGPGQGMPVSLKRKSAGSMCITQFMKKRRHDGQVGTGDLDDFQADTEEEDDDEGDCVIMDISDVGDIQAPCGTTSGAGGSVGMDTSESFVAPSSLRLS
- the CHAF1A gene encoding chromatin assembly factor 1 subunit A isoform X1, yielding MLEEPECGAPGARGEAAAMDCKDRPAFPVKKLIQARLPFKRLNLVPKEKIDDGLDDTGGSQAGPVQTQLHNLETSLDHLENCHMGSDIDFRPKLVNGKGPLDNFLRSQVETSIGQAVVIIDLTEDSSNPPDNMVGHNKLNSAASSAQKNINGVPDKAGDDRGLPKARQKDELASPEEALSEVPCKTEAGGADSGGADRRGLTQRGSPQNCPKLTGDLSMWSEKDRDGWSEAGGILFKGKMPVVVLQDILALRPPARSPPATPPSQAVPSESETPESSPEEDLALSHSSLSSSSPTSSPEGQSVPTKLHTGPSPFPASTPVCRITKKLVRGSAEKNKMKLQRDKERLRRQLKLRAEKEEKEKLREEAKRAKEEARKKREEEKELKEKERREKREKDEKEKAEKQRLKEERRKERQEALEAKLEEKRKKEEEKRLREEEKRIKAEKAEITRFFQKPKTPQAPKTLAGSCGKFAPFEIKEHMVLAPRCRTAFDQDLCDQLDQLLQQQSSEFSFLQDLKSRRPLRSGPTVVSNRNTDLSNSDVVIVESSKVDGVPERRKFGRMKLLQFSENHRPAYWGTWNKKTTVIRPRDPWAQDRDLLDYEVDSDEEWEEEEPGESLSHSEGDDDDDVGEDEDEDDGFFVPHGYLSEDEGVTEECADPENHKVRQKLKAKEWDEFLAKGKRFRILQPVKIGCIWAADKDGGADLKVLQQFTACLLETVPPEEEQTPRASKREKRDQQILAQLLPLLHGNVNGSKVIIREFQECCRRGLLSRDAGSPEDSAASPPSPGPARPQTPTASEDVAVPSKARLKRIISENSVYEKRPDFRMCWYVHPQVLKSFAQEHLPVPCQWSYVTAVPSATREDSGSVPAPGPGQGMPVSLKRKSAGSMCITQFMKKRRHDGQVGTGDLDDFQADTEEEDDDEGDCVIMDISDVGDIQAPCGTTSGAGGSVGMDTSESFVAPSSLRLS
- the CHAF1A gene encoding chromatin assembly factor 1 subunit A isoform X2; protein product: MGGRDRNTKVSAMDCKDRPAFPVKKLIQARLPFKRLNLVPKEKIDDGLDDTGGSQAGPVQTQLHNLETSLDHLENCHMGSDIDFRPKLVNGKGPLDNFLRSQVETSIGQAVVIIDLTEDSSNPPDNMVGHNKLNSAASSAQKNINGVPDKAGDDRGLPKARQKDELASPEEALSEVPCKTEAGGADSGGADRRGLTQRGSPQNCPKLTGDLSMWSEKDRDGWSEAGGILFKGKMPVVVLQDILALRPPARSPPATPPSQAVPSESETPESSPEEDLALSHSSLSSSSPTSSPEGQSVPTKLHTGPSPFPASTPVCRITKKLVRGSAEKNKMKLQRDKERLRRQLKLRAEKEEKEKLREEAKRAKEEARKKREEEKELKEKERREKREKDEKEKAEKQRLKEERRKERQEALEAKLEEKRKKEEEKRLREEEKRIKAEKAEITRFFQKPKTPQAPKTLAGSCGKFAPFEIKEHMVLAPRCRTAFDQDLCDQLDQLLQQQSSEFSFLQDLKSRRPLRSGPTVVSNRNTDLSNSDVVIVESSKVDGVPERRKFGRMKLLQFSENHRPAYWGTWNKKTTVIRPRDPWAQDRDLLDYEVDSDEEWEEEEPGESLSHSEGDDDDDVGEDEDEDDGFFVPHGYLSEDEGVTEECADPENHKVRQKLKAKEWDEFLAKGKRFRILQPVKIGCIWAADKDGGADLKVLQQFTACLLETVPPEEEQTPRASKREKRDQQILAQLLPLLHGNVNGSKVIIREFQECCRRGLLSRDAGSPEDSAASPPSPGPARPQTPTASEDVAVPSKARLKRIISENSVYEKRPDFRMCWYVHPQVLKSFAQEHLPVPCQWSYVTAVPSATREDSGSVPAPGPGQGMPVSLKRKSAGSMCITQFMKKRRHDGQVGTGDLDDFQADTEEEDDDEGDCVIMDISDVGDIQAPCGTTSGAGGSVGMDTSESFVAPSSLRLS